In Geminocystis sp. NIES-3709, a single genomic region encodes these proteins:
- a CDS encoding TAXI family TRAP transporter solute-binding subunit has translation MKQPLSYLMGGLLTLVTMPFIFLQIPTLAQTSSEEIKLVAGNEVGEYYSIAKDIEKLGKENNLDIDVIATRGALQNIHDVFMYESVPLGIIQSDVLAFLNIFGNYDEEIRVKAESLRTVLPLYKEEIHLITRKDIKSIQDLAGKRVSIGDEGSGTSMTASTLLYQWEISPKELVTYDIKRGIHELRNGKIDALFYVVGVPAKVLQEQISPEDNFHILPLILPTASQDEFYTRLYSKTVLPANTYSWQTEPIETLAVQSFLFTVENDDCSNITPVASLIKNNLAWLQKNGNPIWKEVDFKILQNEELGRMSKCVKP, from the coding sequence ATGAAACAACCGTTATCTTATCTAATGGGAGGATTACTAACATTAGTAACAATGCCCTTTATTTTCCTTCAAATTCCTACTCTTGCACAAACATCATCAGAAGAAATTAAGTTAGTAGCGGGGAATGAAGTGGGAGAATATTATTCGATCGCCAAAGATATAGAAAAATTAGGTAAAGAAAACAATTTAGATATTGACGTGATAGCCACAAGAGGAGCATTACAAAATATTCATGATGTTTTTATGTATGAAAGTGTACCTTTAGGAATTATTCAAAGTGATGTATTGGCATTTTTAAATATTTTTGGTAACTATGATGAGGAAATTAGAGTCAAAGCTGAGAGTTTAAGAACTGTATTACCTCTTTATAAAGAAGAAATCCATCTTATTACTCGTAAAGATATTAAATCTATCCAAGATTTGGCAGGAAAAAGAGTATCTATTGGGGATGAAGGTAGTGGTACAAGTATGACGGCTTCCACTTTACTCTATCAATGGGAAATTAGTCCTAAAGAGTTAGTAACCTACGATATAAAAAGGGGAATTCATGAACTTCGTAATGGTAAAATTGATGCCTTATTTTATGTGGTAGGCGTACCAGCTAAAGTATTGCAAGAACAAATTTCACCGGAAGATAATTTTCATATTTTACCCTTGATTTTACCTACTGCTTCTCAAGATGAATTTTACACAAGGCTATACAGTAAAACGGTTTTACCAGCAAATACCTACAGTTGGCAAACTGAACCCATCGAAACCTTAGCTGTTCAATCTTTCTTGTTTACCGTTGAAAATGATGATTGTTCAAACATTACCCCTGTTGCCTCTTTAATTAAAAATAATTTAGCATGGTTGCAGAAAAATGGTAATCCCATCTGGAAAGAAGTTGATTTTAAAATATTACAGAATGAAGAATTAGGCAGAATGTCTAAATGTGTTAAGCCTTAA
- a CDS encoding sucrase ferredoxin, which translates to MIHCQLCSVISKTNGEDTIGTANPSDGWLVMELPQPWTEERFHHDPILKPIHDLFHQLFDQGIKISPMAIASDQEYCQSGYSRIIHYQKPSLQFSHFLKEEYLIPDEKRFTLIKALCYQSSDLGQFFPYKLTDIVDRDIMVCTHGNIDLACSKFGYPIYKQLRQQYASKDLRVWRCSHFGGHQFAPTLIDFPTGQVWGHLEPEILDCLIKRDDEVKHLYKFYRGWTGVTKFAQIVDRELWVQYGWQWLDYQKSAQILSIDQHNLEPDWVKVRFDFVSPDGKTETYSAEVKVHDSVMTAVNSGDELICVKQYRVTNLIKN; encoded by the coding sequence ATGATCCATTGTCAACTATGTTCTGTCATTTCTAAAACCAACGGTGAGGATACCATCGGTACAGCTAATCCCAGTGATGGCTGGTTAGTGATGGAATTACCCCAACCTTGGACAGAAGAACGTTTCCACCATGATCCGATTCTAAAACCCATTCATGATTTATTTCATCAACTTTTTGATCAAGGCATCAAAATATCACCAATGGCGATCGCATCTGATCAAGAATATTGTCAATCAGGATATAGTCGTATTATCCATTATCAAAAACCAAGTTTACAATTTTCTCATTTTCTCAAAGAAGAATATTTAATTCCCGATGAGAAAAGATTTACCCTAATTAAAGCCTTGTGTTATCAATCCTCAGACTTAGGGCAGTTTTTCCCGTACAAATTAACCGATATTGTCGATCGTGATATTATGGTGTGTACTCACGGAAATATTGATCTTGCTTGTTCCAAGTTTGGTTATCCTATTTATAAACAACTACGTCAACAATATGCCTCCAAAGATTTAAGAGTGTGGCGTTGCTCTCATTTTGGCGGACATCAATTTGCTCCCACTCTCATTGATTTTCCCACTGGGCAAGTTTGGGGACATCTTGAGCCTGAAATTTTAGATTGTTTGATAAAACGTGATGATGAAGTTAAGCATCTTTATAAATTTTATCGAGGTTGGACAGGAGTAACTAAATTTGCTCAAATAGTCGATCGTGAGTTATGGGTGCAGTATGGATGGCAATGGTTAGATTATCAAAAATCAGCACAGATACTCAGTATAGATCAACATAATCTCGAACCAGATTGGGTAAAAGTTCGTTTTGATTTTGTTTCTCCCGATGGTAAAACAGAAACTTATAGCGCCGAAGTGAAAGTCCATGATTCGGTTATGACAGCAGTAAATTCAGGAGATGAGCTTATCTGTGTTAAACAGTATCGTGTGACTAATTTAATCAAAAATTGA
- a CDS encoding DUF3011 domain-containing protein, with the protein MNNLHKLALISTISFGFFTQANPVSAQRQNITCQSQRGRYQFCDVDTRGGVKFIRQISNAECRKGSTWGYDRNGIWVDQGCGAEFSVRDRGGNNNNYNSNSGGSDTAAIIGGVLAVGAIAAAIASGSNNSNNNSNNNNSSFNDTITCGSDRGNFIRCNTNIRRGDRVVLRRQLSNSGCWQGETWDYDRNGIWVDQGCRGQFEIIR; encoded by the coding sequence ATGAATAATTTACATAAATTAGCTTTAATTAGTACCATTAGCTTTGGTTTTTTTACTCAGGCTAATCCTGTTTCTGCCCAACGACAAAATATTACTTGTCAGTCTCAGAGAGGACGTTATCAATTTTGTGATGTAGATACTAGAGGTGGAGTTAAATTCATTCGTCAAATTAGTAATGCAGAATGTCGTAAAGGAAGTACTTGGGGTTACGATCGCAATGGTATTTGGGTTGATCAAGGTTGTGGTGCTGAATTTTCCGTAAGAGACAGAGGGGGGAATAATAATAACTATAATTCAAATAGTGGTGGAAGTGATACGGCGGCTATTATCGGTGGGGTTTTAGCTGTGGGTGCTATTGCGGCTGCGATCGCATCTGGTTCTAATAATAGCAATAACAATAGCAATAATAATAATTCCTCTTTTAACGATACTATAACTTGTGGTTCCGATCGAGGTAATTTTATCCGTTGTAATACAAATATTCGGAGAGGTGATCGAGTAGTTCTGCGACGACAACTTAGTAACTCTGGATGTTGGCAAGGAGAAACATGGGACTACGATCGAAATGGTATATGGGTTGATCAAGGTTGTCGAGGACAATTTGAAATCATACGTTAA
- a CDS encoding MFS transporter — protein MTTFIILWLGQLFSSVGSNMTYFALTLWVWQKTESATAVALILVFYQLPQVIITTFAGILIDRISRKQLLIISDTGSAFCTISVGILAFLGILQLWHIYLIASIIGCFGNIQSLTYSTLIPLIVPEKHHTRASSMGSMIIYGASIISPALAGVLFPSVGLFGITLIDMATFSIALITVLVINNIPNPLKPKDEHKENIPHIKNLTFGFRYIYSHPELLSMVIMVSLFSFLNDISETLYQPMILAKTNGNTQILGMVVAGGGIGGIVGGIVISIWGGFKQRSKGIFTGFMGTGLSTLILGLTSIPSLWIVTKFAWSFHNPLIMSSYMVMWYEKISIKIQGRVLAADYLIGIVVGTCASLTAGILADRIFEPLVQSQLSFPSGSGMALLIGISAIIIILVSSKVVNFLD, from the coding sequence ATGACTACCTTTATCATTCTCTGGTTGGGGCAATTATTTTCCTCTGTGGGTAGTAATATGACTTATTTTGCCCTGACTCTGTGGGTATGGCAAAAAACCGAATCTGCTACGGCTGTTGCTCTTATCCTTGTTTTTTATCAATTACCTCAAGTAATCATTACTACCTTTGCGGGTATTTTAATCGATCGAATTTCCCGAAAACAATTACTAATTATCAGTGATACGGGTTCAGCTTTTTGTACTATTTCCGTGGGTATTCTAGCATTTTTGGGGATTCTCCAACTGTGGCATATTTATCTGATTGCTTCGATTATTGGTTGCTTTGGTAATATTCAATCTCTAACTTATTCCACCCTTATCCCTCTGATTGTGCCTGAAAAACATCATACCCGTGCTAGTAGTATGGGATCGATGATAATTTATGGTGCGAGTATTATCTCTCCTGCCTTAGCTGGAGTCTTGTTTCCCTCTGTGGGATTGTTTGGCATTACTTTAATTGATATGGCAACCTTTAGCATTGCCCTGATTACGGTATTAGTTATTAATAATATCCCTAACCCCCTAAAACCAAAAGATGAACATAAAGAAAATATCCCTCACATTAAAAACTTAACCTTTGGCTTTCGTTATATCTATTCTCACCCTGAGTTGTTATCAATGGTAATTATGGTATCTTTATTTAGCTTTTTGAACGATATTAGCGAAACCTTATATCAACCGATGATTTTGGCAAAAACTAATGGAAATACACAAATTTTGGGTATGGTAGTGGCAGGAGGAGGCATTGGCGGAATTGTGGGGGGAATTGTTATTAGCATTTGGGGAGGATTTAAACAACGTAGTAAGGGTATTTTTACAGGTTTTATGGGTACGGGATTAAGTACATTGATTTTAGGATTGACTTCTATTCCTAGCCTTTGGATTGTAACAAAATTTGCATGGTCATTTCATAACCCCTTGATTATGAGTTCTTATATGGTAATGTGGTATGAAAAAATATCTATAAAAATACAAGGGCGAGTATTAGCCGCAGATTACCTTATCGGTATAGTCGTAGGAACTTGTGCCAGTTTAACCGCAGGGATTTTAGCCGATCGCATTTTTGAACCTTTAGTGCAATCACAATTGTCCTTTCCTTCCGGTAGTGGTATGGCTTTATTAATAGGAATAAGTGCAATTATAATTATTTTAGTTAGTAGTAAAGTTGTAAATTTTCTTGATTAG
- a CDS encoding TonB-dependent siderophore receptor: MTIITVSLFCPSILAQESNIIERKIINKPLAEIAQTNIIEITNIEVTPTEEGINLLLQTNEELSAPEISIIENALIANIPNALLKLSTGKEFLVSNPVEGIALVNVVNLPDNRVRVTITGTNAPPLVDIQTNSLETILTAKLGTSTGETGQSIEIIATGEAPQENNYFVPNASTATRTDTAILDTPQSIQVVPQEVLRDQQVIRVDEALRNVSNVIGRLSPFGASTSLTIRGFTSDNFTGGAILRDGFRVNDNLGTQETANVERVEVLKGPSSVLYGQNDPGGIINLVTKRPLFEPFYEVGVQIGSYTLFRPTIDISGPLTEDKSLRYRLNLAYLNDAGFRDFTVDTQRLFVGPVLTWDISDKTSFTVLLEYTDEENPFDLGIPARGKGVFDVPLNRVVGELDDSLKNTSITVGYDFKHQFNDDWTFNHGFRYVNQDYNVFPLLPFGVDEKTGDITLFFADRSYRSDDYSIQTNVVGKFNTGSVKHTLLGGLDLNFNRFDEQYTRLAFNTPVLFNIFDPVYGAIPRPDLSSVQPLAPFDTQYDRYGVFLQDQVNFSDKFILVGSIRYDVVDFRINQDYAANADRNDSKWSPRVGFIYKPVEMVSIYGNYSQSFKPNFGSDSQGNAFEPETAEGFEVGVKAEFLQGKMFTTIAYFDITKQNVITGDPINPLFSVLSGEQRSQGFEFDIAGEILPGWKIIANYAYTDARVTKDNTIPVGNRLFNAPYNSAGLWTTYEFQEGDVKGLGFGLGFNYVGDRYGDLANSYKVGDYFVTNMAVFYNQEDWRIALNINNLFDTNYISSTFNSRNYGNAFGQPLTVIGSVSIKF, encoded by the coding sequence ATGACTATAATAACAGTCAGTTTATTCTGTCCATCGATTTTGGCACAAGAATCAAACATTATTGAGCGAAAAATTATTAATAAGCCTCTAGCAGAAATTGCTCAAACTAACATTATTGAGATTACTAATATTGAAGTAACACCGACAGAAGAAGGCATTAACCTTTTATTGCAAACCAATGAAGAATTATCTGCCCCTGAAATTTCCATCATAGAAAATGCCCTTATTGCCAATATTCCTAACGCTTTACTAAAACTCTCAACAGGAAAAGAATTTTTAGTTAGTAATCCCGTGGAGGGAATCGCTTTAGTTAATGTGGTTAATTTGCCTGATAATCGAGTTAGGGTGACTATTACAGGCACAAATGCTCCCCCCCTTGTGGACATTCAAACAAACTCCTTAGAGACGATTTTAACGGCAAAACTAGGCACATCTACGGGAGAAACGGGACAATCGATCGAAATTATTGCCACGGGAGAAGCACCGCAGGAAAATAATTATTTTGTACCTAATGCAAGTACCGCAACTCGTACAGATACTGCTATTTTAGATACACCTCAATCCATTCAAGTTGTACCCCAAGAAGTATTAAGAGATCAACAAGTGATTCGGGTAGATGAAGCATTACGCAATGTCAGTAACGTCATCGGGCGTTTAAGTCCTTTCGGTGCGAGTACAAGTCTTACCATTAGGGGTTTTACCAGTGATAACTTTACTGGCGGTGCAATTTTGCGTGATGGTTTTCGGGTGAATGATAATCTTGGCACTCAGGAAACCGCTAACGTAGAACGGGTAGAAGTATTAAAAGGACCTTCTTCCGTACTTTATGGACAAAATGATCCGGGGGGTATTATTAATTTAGTCACCAAAAGACCTTTATTTGAGCCGTTTTATGAGGTAGGTGTGCAGATAGGAAGTTATACACTATTTCGTCCAACGATCGATATTTCAGGTCCTTTGACAGAAGATAAATCTTTGCGTTATCGTTTAAACCTTGCCTATTTGAATGATGCTGGTTTCAGAGATTTTACTGTGGATACTCAACGACTTTTCGTCGGCCCCGTATTAACTTGGGATATTAGTGACAAAACCAGTTTTACAGTGCTTTTAGAATATACGGATGAAGAAAATCCTTTTGATTTAGGTATTCCCGCCAGAGGAAAGGGGGTTTTTGATGTGCCATTGAATCGAGTAGTCGGTGAACTTGATGATAGTCTGAAGAATACATCGATTACAGTTGGTTATGATTTCAAACATCAATTTAACGATGATTGGACTTTCAATCACGGTTTTCGCTACGTTAATCAAGATTATAATGTATTTCCCTTATTGCCTTTTGGAGTAGATGAGAAAACGGGAGATATAACTTTATTTTTTGCTGATCGATCCTATCGTTCTGATGATTACTCAATTCAAACCAACGTAGTGGGTAAATTTAATACAGGTTCAGTAAAACATACTCTTTTAGGGGGATTAGATTTAAACTTCAATCGTTTTGATGAACAATATACAAGACTTGCCTTTAATACACCCGTTTTATTTAATATTTTTGATCCTGTTTATGGAGCAATTCCTCGCCCTGATTTAAGTTCAGTACAACCCCTTGCACCCTTTGACACACAGTACGATCGCTATGGAGTATTTTTGCAAGATCAAGTTAATTTTAGTGATAAATTTATTTTAGTAGGTAGCATTCGCTACGATGTGGTAGATTTTCGGATTAATCAAGATTATGCGGCTAATGCCGATCGCAATGATAGCAAATGGAGTCCGAGGGTAGGATTTATTTATAAGCCCGTAGAAATGGTGTCAATTTACGGTAACTATTCCCAATCTTTTAAACCAAATTTTGGTTCAGATTCTCAGGGTAATGCCTTTGAGCCTGAAACAGCAGAAGGCTTTGAGGTAGGTGTCAAAGCAGAATTTTTACAAGGAAAAATGTTTACTACTATTGCCTATTTTGATATTACCAAGCAAAATGTTATTACAGGAGATCCGATAAATCCTCTTTTTTCAGTACTTTCAGGAGAACAACGCTCTCAAGGCTTTGAGTTTGATATAGCTGGGGAAATTTTACCCGGTTGGAAAATTATCGCTAATTATGCCTATACCGATGCCAGAGTTACTAAAGATAATACTATTCCCGTGGGTAATCGCTTATTCAATGCTCCTTATAACAGTGCTGGATTGTGGACTACTTATGAATTCCAAGAAGGTGATGTGAAGGGTTTAGGGTTTGGTTTAGGTTTTAACTATGTGGGCGATCGCTACGGGGATTTAGCTAACAGTTATAAAGTAGGGGATTATTTCGTGACAAATATGGCTGTTTTTTACAATCAAGAAGATTGGCGTATTGCTCTTAACATCAATAACCTTTTTGACACTAACTATATTAGTAGCACCTTTAATTCTCGTAACTATGGTAACGCTTTTGGGCAACCTTTAACAGTGATTGGTTCGGTGTCGATTAAGTTTTAA
- the sbcD gene encoding exonuclease subunit SbcD, protein MKILHLSDIHLGSSFSHGKINPETGLNTRLEDFIHCLSIAIDRAINDKVDLVLFGGDAFPDSTPAPYIQSAFASQFCRLVEAQIPTVLLVGNHDQHTQGNGGASLSIYHTLGVPNFIVGEKLQTHLIKTKSGKIQVITLPWLTRNILLTRPETEGLSAEEINQLLIQKIEPILEAQIRKLDTNIPTILLAHVMAERANLGAERYLAVGKGFQIPLSILIRPEFQYVALGHVHKHQNLNKKNNPPVVYPGSIERVDFSEEKEEKGYVLININNKEVNWEFCCLPARPFVTIEVDISESSTPQLHLLKAIEKHNIEDAVVRLIYKVRSEQLELISKNEVKSKLSDAHTYTIKTELVTQLARPRLPELGIGNSLDPLSALSTYLKNREDLRDIVPDMLTAAETLLSSDWDISIVQNE, encoded by the coding sequence GTGAAAATATTACATTTAAGCGATATACATTTAGGCAGTAGTTTCAGTCATGGAAAAATAAACCCTGAAACTGGTTTAAACACAAGACTAGAAGATTTTATCCACTGTTTAAGTATAGCCATTGATCGAGCTATCAATGATAAAGTAGATTTAGTTTTATTTGGGGGAGATGCTTTTCCTGATAGTACTCCTGCACCATATATTCAATCAGCTTTTGCCAGTCAATTTTGCCGTCTAGTGGAAGCACAAATTCCGACAGTTTTGTTAGTAGGAAATCATGATCAACATACTCAGGGAAATGGCGGGGCTAGTCTTTCTATTTATCACACTTTGGGAGTTCCTAACTTTATTGTAGGAGAAAAGCTACAAACCCATTTAATCAAGACAAAATCGGGAAAAATTCAAGTCATTACTTTACCTTGGTTAACTAGAAATATTTTGCTTACTCGTCCTGAAACAGAGGGATTATCAGCAGAAGAAATTAACCAATTATTAATTCAAAAAATTGAACCTATTTTAGAAGCACAAATAAGAAAGTTAGATACTAATATTCCAACTATTTTATTAGCTCATGTAATGGCAGAAAGAGCAAATTTAGGAGCTGAAAGATATTTAGCTGTAGGTAAAGGGTTTCAAATTCCTTTATCTATCTTAATACGTCCTGAATTTCAATATGTGGCTTTAGGTCATGTTCACAAACATCAAAATTTAAACAAAAAAAATAATCCTCCTGTTGTTTATCCCGGTAGCATTGAAAGAGTAGATTTTTCAGAAGAAAAAGAAGAAAAAGGCTATGTTTTAATTAATATTAATAATAAAGAAGTTAATTGGGAATTTTGTTGTTTACCTGCTCGTCCTTTTGTTACGATCGAAGTAGATATTAGCGAAAGTTCTACTCCACAATTACATCTTTTAAAAGCCATTGAAAAACATAATATTGAAGATGCAGTAGTGCGTTTAATTTATAAAGTTCGATCGGAACAACTAGAGTTAATTTCTAAAAATGAAGTTAAATCAAAATTATCTGATGCTCATACTTATACCATAAAAACAGAGTTAGTAACCCAATTAGCTCGTCCTCGGTTGCCAGAATTAGGCATTGGTAACAGTTTAGATCCTCTTTCGGCTTTATCTACTTACCTCAAAAATCGAGAAGATTTACGAGATATTGTCCCAGATATGTTAACCGCCGCCGAAACACTTTTATCCTCAGATTGGGATATTTCGATCGTACAAAATGAATAA
- a CDS encoding MORN repeat-containing protein, translated as MSHQKAETSIMKTKNLLFTSLLSVIISQVAMTPLPVFANTITLPDGGKCEGTISAGNLNGEGKCTFSNGDRYEGNFVDGEKQGKGKYTFADGGYYEGEFQNSQFQGQGIRVFPQGDKYEGEFKQGKPEGKGVYTSADGSKYEGNFVNGLPQGEGKFIYSNGDSCAGIVTDGKISDQSICTYQNGDRYEGILVDNQPQGEGIYTFADGGSYQGTFQGGRITGKGMRKYASGDNYEGQIKDGIPHGKGIYKFSDGGVYEGDFENGKQVGKGIYKFANGNRYDGEFVNGQFEGKGIFTFANADVCQGTFKNNQLNGNVICDYANGDTYKGEFVNGKKNGRGVYNFADGTVIDGNWKDDQPI; from the coding sequence ATGTCACATCAGAAAGCAGAAACAAGCATTATGAAAACGAAAAATCTCTTATTCACATCCTTGCTTAGTGTCATCATCAGTCAAGTTGCTATGACACCATTACCCGTTTTTGCCAATACTATCACCCTTCCTGATGGTGGAAAATGCGAAGGTACCATTTCTGCAGGAAATCTCAACGGTGAGGGTAAATGTACTTTTAGTAATGGCGATCGTTACGAGGGTAATTTTGTCGATGGTGAAAAGCAGGGTAAAGGAAAATATACTTTTGCAGATGGTGGTTACTATGAAGGGGAATTTCAAAATAGTCAATTTCAAGGGCAGGGGATAAGAGTTTTCCCTCAAGGAGATAAGTATGAAGGAGAATTTAAACAAGGTAAGCCAGAAGGTAAAGGGGTTTATACCTCCGCCGATGGTAGTAAGTATGAAGGGAATTTTGTCAACGGTTTACCCCAAGGAGAAGGTAAATTTATCTATAGTAATGGTGATAGTTGCGCTGGAATAGTGACGGATGGTAAAATTAGTGATCAGAGCATTTGTACTTATCAAAATGGTGATCGATATGAGGGGATATTAGTCGATAATCAACCCCAAGGAGAAGGAATTTATACCTTTGCCGATGGTGGTAGTTATCAAGGCACTTTTCAAGGAGGAAGAATCACAGGTAAAGGGATGCGGAAATATGCCAGTGGTGATAATTATGAGGGACAAATAAAAGATGGTATTCCTCATGGCAAGGGAATCTATAAATTTAGTGACGGGGGAGTGTATGAGGGAGATTTTGAGAATGGGAAACAAGTAGGCAAGGGTATTTATAAATTTGCTAACGGTAATCGTTACGATGGTGAATTTGTTAATGGGCAATTTGAGGGTAAGGGAATCTTCACCTTTGCTAATGCTGATGTCTGCCAAGGTACATTCAAAAATAATCAGTTAAATGGTAATGTTATTTGTGATTATGCCAACGGTGACACCTACAAAGGAGAGTTTGTTAACGGTAAGAAAAATGGTAGGGGAGTTTATAATTTTGCTGATGGCACGGTAATTGATGGTAATTGGAAAGATGATCAACCTATTTAA
- a CDS encoding iron-siderophore ABC transporter substrate-binding protein has protein sequence MVALAIMSCEQKVEETSSLKQESNCRQVQHQMGETKICGEPKRIVALGPHVLEPLIALKIHPVAFGDHVSFYRKDYTNPSQQIPYLGKYLNESITNVGVANTPNIEAILKVKPDLILGIKDNNGNQYETLSKIAPTIMLDWDEPEENMRAIALATNRSALAEQLLQETQAKITQAKKEFLPIVKKDPKVLLLYGEGLQELISNNSKGFCGSLIKDLGFQLVSPPKSNPSIPDTRTVISLEILPQLEKADSIILFGYNFSQTENLKNMDNFEQHQLTKLQQAWEKNAIAQSLEASKEGRVYYIPAYLCAGLTNSIGTELYLNTLKQQLLLTEKL, from the coding sequence ATGGTTGCATTAGCGATTATGTCTTGTGAGCAAAAAGTTGAGGAAACATCTTCTTTAAAACAAGAAAGTAATTGCCGACAAGTTCAACATCAAATGGGGGAAACAAAGATATGTGGCGAACCGAAAAGGATTGTCGCTCTTGGCCCTCACGTTTTAGAACCTCTTATAGCGTTGAAAATTCACCCCGTAGCTTTTGGAGATCATGTTAGCTTTTATAGGAAAGATTATACTAATCCTTCTCAACAAATCCCCTATTTAGGAAAGTATCTCAATGAGTCAATCACAAATGTTGGTGTTGCTAACACTCCTAATATCGAAGCTATTTTAAAAGTTAAACCGGACTTAATTTTAGGGATTAAAGATAACAACGGTAATCAGTATGAAACTTTATCGAAAATTGCTCCTACTATTATGTTGGATTGGGATGAACCAGAAGAAAATATGAGGGCGATCGCACTTGCTACTAACCGATCAGCTTTAGCAGAGCAATTATTACAAGAAACTCAAGCAAAAATCACACAAGCAAAAAAAGAATTTTTACCCATCGTCAAAAAAGATCCCAAAGTGCTTTTACTATATGGTGAAGGATTACAAGAATTAATTTCCAATAATTCTAAAGGGTTTTGTGGTTCATTGATTAAAGATTTAGGCTTTCAACTGGTATCCCCACCGAAATCAAATCCATCCATACCTGACACTCGCACAGTCATTTCCCTCGAAATTTTACCTCAATTAGAGAAGGCAGACTCTATCATACTCTTTGGTTACAATTTCAGCCAAACAGAAAACCTAAAGAATATGGACAATTTTGAACAACATCAATTGACTAAATTACAACAAGCATGGGAGAAAAATGCCATTGCACAATCCCTAGAAGCAAGTAAGGAAGGGAGAGTTTATTATATTCCAGCTTATTTATGTGCAGGGTTGACCAATTCGATCGGTACTGAACTTTATCTTAATACATTAAAACAGCAATTATTACTCACTGAAAAATTATGA